The DNA sequence NNNNNNNNNNNNNNNNNNNNNNNNNNNNNNNNNNNNNNNNNNNNNNNNNNNNNNNNNNNNNNNNNNNNNNNNNNNNNNNNNNNNNNNNNNNNNNNNNNNNNNNNNNNNNNNNNNNNNNNNNNNNNNNNNNNNNNNNNNNNNNNNNNNNNNNNNNNNNNNNNNNNNNNNNNNNNNNNNNNNNNNNNNNNNNNNNNNNNNNNNNNNNNNNNNNNNNNNNNNNNNNNNNNNNNNNNNNNNNNNNNNNNNNNNNNNNNNNNNNNNNNNNNNNNNNNNNNNNNNNNNNNNNNNNNNNNNNNNNNNNNNNNNNNNNNNNNNNNNNNNNNNNNNNNNNNNNNNNNNNNNNNNNNNNNNNNNNNNNNNNNNNNNNNNNNNNNNNNNNNNNNNNNNNNNNNNNNNNNNNNNNNNNNNNNNNNNNNNNNNNNNNNNNNNNNNNNNNNNNNNNNNNNNNNNNNNNNNNNNNNNNNNNNNNNNNNNNNNNNNNNNNNNNNNNNNNNNNNNNNNNNNNNNNNNNNNNNNNNNNNNNNNNNNNNNNNNNNNNNNNNNNNNNNNNNNNNNNNNNNNNNNNNNNNNNNNNNNNNNNNNNNNNNNNNNNNNNNNNNNNNNNNNNNNNNNNNNNNNNNNNNNNNNNNNNNNNNNNNNNNNNNNTGTGCACGCGTGTCTGACCTTGTCGACGTTGTCGCGCGTCTTGGCGGAGGTCTCGACGTAGGGCACCTGCCAGGCGGCGGCGCGCTCGCGGCACGCGTCGAGCGGCACGCGCCGCTTGTCCGCCAGGTCCGACTTGTTGCCGACCAGCAGGAACGGGATGTTCTCGTCGTTCTTAACGCGCAGGATCTGCTCGCTGCGGACCGACAAGACCGTCCCACTTTATACAcgactagctgtccgccctggcttcgcccgtggtacgcatatagcctatgtcactcagtggaGTTGCAGCTTTcgaatgatgaaagaattattgaaatcgatccagtgcTTTTCGCGtgaaacgttacaaacatacaaaaataccaaAGTTtccctttttaatataagtgttGAAAGCGACTACGCATGTCCGGACTAcgctaattatattttcagcaAGTACAAGAACCATTCACGAGACGATTACGGGGCAAATGGTTAAATCCTCATTGTCATTTGTGATTCATAACTATACATACAATTCGAATGAGTTTGTTTCGCAGATAATACTAATCTACGACTTATACATTTTCACCAAAGTATGACTTGCAAGAAATTGCATGTACCTTTGGTTATCTTGTCTTGTCATAAAGAAACAAGTAACCGCAAGTGTAATGCATTTATGATCAGCTCCGTAATAGTGCAACCTACCGGAACTCCTGCGTGGCGTCAAAGCTCTCCGGCTCCGTGATGGAGAACACGCAGAGGAATCCCTCGCCGGAGCGGAAGTAGTTGTCCCGGATCGCCGCGTAGTCCTCCTGCCCCGCCGTGTCCAGAATGTCGATCTGGACCTCCTCGCCGTCGAGCACTACCTGGAATATGGCGTCTTGCGATATCATTCACTAGACCTTGTTGTGGTCCCAAGATGTTTTGGGggatttatgatataatagcACATACAAAGTGTAGACTATCCAAGTTGATGGAGCGTTATTCTCTTCTAgatattgtgttaaaatacTCGATAAATAGTCAAACTTAACGTTGCTTGGCTGTTCTTCGACTTAAATACTAGTTGGAAAACTAATTATCATTGAGCATTACCGTGTACGCATTCTGGATTTATTTCTGAAtcggattttaaaaataatcaggATCATATAGAAGGCTACATGGTTTTAACGAAAATCAATGAACTcctagtataataaaatgcctggaaattttaatctatactcaATTTGTTGTGAACAGTTTGTTCGTTTGGTtaaacgcgcttatctcaggaagtTCAGgtatgatttgaaaaattatttcagtgttagatggCCCATTTATCGAGGAAGGCGTAccattattgatatataataattttacagtatTTTTTCACTCCGTCTTCCACATCATTCCAAATACCAGAAACCATTCTAAATGAGCCACAAATTCCGGCACGCACCTTCTTCCTGTAGCTGTCCGCCTTCGTCGGCTCGTAGTCCTCAACGAACTCGTCGTACATGAACTGCAGCGTGAGCGCCGACTTGCCCACCCCGCCGGAGCCCACCATGATCACCTTGTGCAGCGTGGGCTGCGCCGCCGGCTTCTTCGACATCTTCGCGGGGTGACGGCTGCGCTGGAATGTTTGTGGGTAATTACAGTTTGATGCAACGTAGCGAAGATCTAAGTGGTATGTGCCTTAAGACCATaccaaatgtaaaattttttacatctaaaactatgaattttattactattattacgTAAAACCTGACATACGAGATCACACACCTAAGGTATAAACTCATCTGTAATACGAATGACATTTCTTAGATTTCTCTAATGTTTACCGTTACCACGTTGTATACATTACCGATAATATTTCTAACTTTATCTAGCACATTCCACACAGAAATGTCGCGATCTCGTCCCACCCAATAAGGATATTCATCTAATTCACGTTGGCGTAACTCCAACCAGATCGTCTCGTAAAAGGAAGTTTGATCATCATGTAGGCAgcgatttattttaagataacgTAACATATGGCCGTAGTTATAATAGAATCCTGTATTGGAAGGTAAACGAACGACATTCTAACTTTAGCATTTCCTAGAGCTCATTCAATTTTGTCATTTTCTGTGAAtcttaattaagaaattatatcgTGTACCACACAGTTCGATGTCAACCggatagtaataaatataattacgacATTTCACAAACTCGTCTCTCATTTTCATAGCCCATAGGAAACtgatgaaatgtttataacaaGTAGTtgttgaagaaaaataaaatgtataatattattgagttACGTCTCGCCTGCATCACAAGGGCTTCTGCACTAATGAGAGGCTGGCATAATCCTCCTGCAGGGCTGCTGcttaaaaaacattgtataatGCTAAactacatacacatacaaatatataagcaaCAATGTAACATAGGTCAAGTCAATCAAAAACAAACCACATCGCTcagtttaaaattgaaatttcaaatgtatatttaactaaacGTAGACAGCCCTAGCCTTTAAGATGTCAATGGACCTAATCACATTGCCCTACTAGGGTTGCTTCTTGACAACAATTACGATATcatcgtaaaaaaatatataaaagaataagcGTGAGGTTATTACTggtaaattatcaaataagcCTCGTATTTAAATACGAATTTATATTCAAGACTTAATATGAAGATATTTCGGCACTTAGCGATACCATTGCAGTCAAGGTCGATCGAGAAAGGCAAAAGGCATAGAGCTGAATACAGCGATAATTGAGAATTATACAGTTACTAATTAATTACGGAGGGTTAAGACATCAATTTAGAAACTGCATAACGAAGATTTTGCAATCTTCTCTACAATAGGCATATAATTTCCCACATTTCAATGGCAAATTCAATCTTAGTTCATCGGGTATTAAGCCATAGTAGAAAATTTAGCTAGTTCCccgtaaaaacaatttaaagcaGAGGATCTTGACTTTTCCGATAGAGGAGTAACATCTCATAGAATACAGTAATTTCTTTTCCACCGATTTCAAATGagtaaattttttcatattttttccaGCTTTGTTATCTCAGAACGTTCAACTGTGTGAacagatattaataattcctttttttttcgaaaGCTGGTGCCTAGCGTGagatcccatttaaatttgatctagttatGACGATTTCTAAGTTtagatttttgataaaaatagttatcCTACATTGCATCTTCAAGATAactcttaaatatttgtaaaaagcCAGTTATTTTATGACGAGCGTAATGTCAAGGTCCAGTATCCATTCTATTGTAATTGAATACTTTTGCAGTACAGTCTAGACATCGCCTTCCCTCTGTTAAACATGCGCCTTGAAGAGCTATTGTAACATCCTACTTTTGAACTTGAGTCTGTATACAttggttattaaaattttgtaatgtagACTGACACATTGGATTTTATTATGCCCGGTTTCCTCTATCAGGTGATACTAATTATACAAATCATTAATATGCGTCATTTACTCCAGAATTTATAATGCtgtgatataaattatggACCCGTATATCGAATCGATGTCAAGATTATGGATTAGGACTATGATGTCGTTATTTAAACAACGTGAAATCTGTTTTTCTGTATGTTtcgttttctttaatatttacatggTCATTACGGATGCATGTACAAAAtagtaactttaaattttaataatacttaatgaACACTTCAGTATTTAGTaggtattgtttttaattagaattttgcctatatgttattccagttgtccagctgtctacgtaccaaatttcattgcaatcggttcagtagtttttacgtgaaagagcaacaaacacacacacacatccttaccaactttcgcatttataatataatattaataggaaataGGATAATGGATGCATTGACAGTAAAAATTTCACAACATCAAAGTTTACATTAAGAATCATCATGATCATCAGCCCATAAGTGTTCCAACTGCAGGGGCATGGGCCCTAtgaaggttcaggccataatccacaaAGAATAACATGTTTAATTCAAGATGTACTACGATTCATTCAATAGCTTACCTATAAACTCATACTTTTACCATCTTCTTGAACCCTAACCTTTCCCATATCACACCCTAGCCCACAGACACTATCTCGATCGCAAAACCAACAACCACGGGAAGTAGGTCTGTCGCAGAGGTAAGGCCTATCGCATGCGGGTCACCGCCACGCTTTCTATCTAATCGTGGCCCAATAATTACATAGACAATGCTCGTGTTGTGATTTATTTGTCGTGACTGAAAGTAGGATGGTGCGTGTGCGAATGTCTGCGTATTGGGTTGGCGCTTTCctgtttactttattttattcagaatCATTCATTGTACGTACAGTTAAACCACAGCGCACATTGAATGTGTGTATtaacaatttgtaaaaaaacaaaacgaagAGTTGCTTATAACTGTGTCTAACTTGCGTCTATACTCTTTGTCTATTTTCTCCGGTAGTTTatttatgctaatattatatagctgaagagtttgtttgtttgtttgtttgaacgcagtAATCTCAGGcgctactggtccgatttgaaaaattctttcagtgttagttttttttttttgaggaaTGCTATAGgcaatatatgtatcacgggcgaaggcggggcgggtcgctagtcttataaataaaattcccgtgtcacaattttagttaccgaactcctccgaaacggttgAACCGATTCTtacgaaattttgtgtgcatattgggtatgtctgagaatcggccaacatctatttttcatacccctaaatgatagtGTGTCTTATCAAAACACTTCGGAGAGTTTTCAAAAAGGTTTGATAAGAAGCCGTTTATctaattttttgtaactttAGGTGTATAACCTATAGCAGTCAGGGATCACATACATATTCAACGATGAGATCGTTTGAAAACGATTCAGTACTTCCCGATGATAACGCGTTAAAACTAACCAACAAACTCTCCagttgtatattattagtaaatcaGTAATGATCAGAAGCGTATTAAATGCATATCCTATTAAAGTGGTTTAA is a window from the Zerene cesonia ecotype Mississippi unplaced genomic scaffold, Zerene_cesonia_1.1 Zces_u004, whole genome shotgun sequence genome containing:
- the LOC119838744 gene encoding ras-related protein Ral-a isoform X2, which codes for MSKKPAAQPTLHKVIMVGSGGVGKSALTLQFMYDEFVEDYEPTKADSYRKKVVLDGEEVQIDILDTAGQEDYAAIRDNYFRSGEGFLCVFSITEPESFDATQEFREQILRVKNDENIPFLLVGNKSDLADKRRVPLDACRERAAAWQVPYVETSAKTRDNVDKVFFDLMREIRSRKSDDSRATNGDVRGKKRRKIKCAIL
- the LOC119838744 gene encoding ras-related protein Ral-a isoform X1 — its product is MFTAIAYQLSTTFLEEQKRSRHPAKMSKKPAAQPTLHKVIMVGSGGVGKSALTLQFMYDEFVEDYEPTKADSYRKKVVLDGEEVQIDILDTAGQEDYAAIRDNYFRSGEGFLCVFSITEPESFDATQEFREQILRVKNDENIPFLLVGNKSDLADKRRVPLDACRERAAAWQVPYVETSAKTRDNVDKVFFDLMREIRSRKSDDSRATNGDVRGKKRRKIKCAIL